One window of the Pyrinomonadaceae bacterium genome contains the following:
- the rbfA gene encoding 30S ribosome-binding factor RbfA: protein MHRPERIADTLREEIAQIVGYELEDPRLTMVTVTDVRVADNLRDASVYVTIHGDEEEHKQALKALEHAAPYVRKQLGFSLNLRHTPVLHFVRDTVEEKAERVDALLVEIGRKDLKDEG from the coding sequence ATGCATCGGCCAGAGCGCATTGCAGACACGCTGCGTGAAGAGATTGCGCAGATTGTGGGTTACGAACTCGAGGATCCGCGTTTGACGATGGTGACTGTGACTGACGTGCGCGTGGCGGACAACCTTCGCGATGCCAGCGTTTACGTCACCATCCACGGCGATGAGGAAGAGCACAAACAGGCGCTCAAAGCTTTGGAGCACGCTGCGCCTTACGTGCGTAAGCAACTAGGTTTTTCCCTGAACTTGCGGCATACTCCCGTGCTTCATTTCGTACGCGACACTGTGGAAGAGAAAGCGGAGCGCGTGGACGCGCTGTTGGTAGAAATTGGAAGGAAAGACTTGAAGGATGAAGGATGA
- the rimP gene encoding ribosome maturation factor RimP: MDQGSVAERVIELAEQTAIDHGVELVHAEVAGPEGHPIVRVFIDKPGGVTHDDCSDVSHHLGTVLDVEDFIHSAYTLEVSSPGIERGLYKPADYERFAGHLAKIKSRSPIKNQRNFRGRIVGLADSEVIFEDNTSGRVRIPTGNIAKANLEIDVEEEFRKAREREETDRHLIKQNS, encoded by the coding sequence ATGGATCAGGGGTCGGTTGCAGAGCGCGTTATCGAACTTGCTGAGCAGACCGCCATCGACCACGGCGTCGAACTGGTTCACGCGGAAGTCGCCGGCCCGGAAGGCCACCCGATAGTCCGAGTGTTCATTGATAAGCCGGGAGGTGTCACGCACGACGATTGCTCGGATGTGAGTCATCACCTGGGCACCGTGCTGGACGTTGAGGATTTCATCCACTCGGCCTACACCCTGGAAGTTTCCAGTCCCGGGATCGAGCGCGGGCTGTACAAGCCGGCGGATTACGAGCGGTTTGCGGGACATCTCGCGAAAATCAAAAGTCGCTCGCCGATTAAGAACCAGCGAAACTTTCGCGGAAGAATCGTCGGACTCGCCGACAGCGAAGTCATTTTTGAAGACAACACCAGCGGCCGGGTACGCATTCCGACCGGCAACATCGCGAAAGCGAACCTGGAAATCGACGTCGAAGAGGAATTTCGGAAAGCCCGCGAGCGTGAAGAAACTGACCGGCATTTGATCAAACAGAATAGTTAA
- a CDS encoding bifunctional serine/threonine-protein kinase/formylglycine-generating enzyme family protein, with product MLTPNTILQNRYRIVRELGHGGMGTVYEVIDQRVNCLVALKQTDTTRDTHAGSAFEREAALLANLRHPALPKVMDYFTEDDSHFLVMEFIPGHDLAELLELRGSGFPETQVLRWAEELLSVLAYLHDQRPPILHRDIKPANLKLTRKGEIFLLDFGLAKGSVGQMATAGNSQSVRGYTPIYASLEQIHGVGTDARSDIYSAAATLYHLLTGTAPVDAPARYHALEEGQADPLKPVRDLNPAVSVHIASVVQNGLALNRKHRPASAEAMWALLSATDFAQPESVETARDAPPSASDAAESSEQLVAALLHSSSAARVASGAISAGDDLPATLAPPDAGARKPAATTVRDRSLDEMTTGRDGGDTSPLHTRTRKRLFGIVAASAAVLIVIGLVFWLTKNRGVQTSDSITASQVAGNQSTNSISGRTGMPAPEGMVYVPSGAFTMGRDAGDDAERPPHPVTVNPFYIDVNEVTNEEYLKFVKATGHKAPSIWKNGSFAAGDARKPVMGVSWADASEYARWAGKRLPTEEEWEFAARGTKGFLYPWGNDWKDGAANAHGAQQTVVEVGSYKGASQFGTNDMVGNAWEWTATDFKAYPGRGLPGVAPASDLKVIRGGCYISTKDYATTTYRAGWPARKAPTYDQTGFRLAKDLTSTNED from the coding sequence GTGCTAACTCCTAACACAATCCTTCAGAACCGCTACCGGATCGTGCGTGAACTTGGGCACGGCGGCATGGGCACTGTCTATGAGGTGATTGATCAGCGTGTGAACTGTCTGGTGGCGCTGAAACAGACGGACACGACGCGGGACACCCACGCTGGTTCCGCCTTCGAGCGGGAGGCTGCGTTGCTGGCGAACCTGCGACATCCCGCACTGCCCAAGGTGATGGACTACTTCACGGAAGATGATAGCCACTTTCTTGTGATGGAGTTCATTCCCGGTCATGATCTCGCCGAGTTACTGGAGTTGCGCGGGAGCGGATTCCCCGAGACACAGGTTCTGCGCTGGGCGGAAGAGTTGCTGAGCGTGTTGGCGTACCTCCATGACCAACGCCCGCCGATACTGCACCGCGACATCAAACCGGCGAACCTGAAACTCACCAGAAAGGGCGAGATTTTTTTGCTCGACTTTGGATTGGCGAAAGGCTCGGTGGGCCAGATGGCCACGGCGGGAAACAGTCAAAGCGTGCGGGGCTATACGCCGATTTACGCTTCGCTCGAGCAGATTCACGGCGTCGGCACCGATGCTCGCAGCGATATCTATTCGGCGGCGGCAACTCTATATCACCTGCTTACAGGCACGGCCCCGGTTGATGCTCCGGCGCGTTACCACGCGCTCGAAGAAGGACAGGCAGATCCGCTGAAGCCGGTTCGCGATCTCAATCCGGCGGTTTCTGTCCACATCGCGTCGGTGGTCCAAAACGGGTTGGCGCTTAATCGTAAGCATCGACCCGCGAGTGCTGAAGCGATGTGGGCGCTCTTGAGCGCCACTGATTTCGCGCAACCTGAGTCAGTTGAAACGGCTCGGGACGCGCCCCCGTCAGCGTCCGACGCGGCCGAGTCTTCAGAACAATTGGTTGCAGCGTTGCTCCATAGTAGCTCCGCAGCGCGTGTCGCAAGCGGCGCGATAAGTGCGGGCGACGACCTTCCGGCCACGTTAGCTCCGCCCGACGCCGGCGCACGCAAGCCCGCCGCCACGACGGTGCGTGACCGTTCGCTCGATGAAATGACCACGGGAAGAGATGGCGGAGATACAAGTCCACTGCACACGCGCACCCGCAAACGCCTGTTCGGGATCGTCGCGGCCAGTGCGGCCGTTCTTATCGTTATCGGCCTGGTCTTCTGGCTGACGAAGAACAGAGGAGTGCAAACATCAGATTCAATTACTGCGAGTCAAGTCGCCGGTAACCAATCGACAAACAGTATTTCGGGACGTACGGGCATGCCGGCTCCCGAAGGAATGGTCTATGTTCCCAGCGGTGCGTTCACGATGGGCCGCGATGCAGGCGACGACGCGGAACGGCCTCCGCACCCCGTCACCGTTAACCCGTTCTACATCGATGTGAATGAAGTGACGAACGAAGAGTACTTGAAATTTGTGAAGGCGACCGGCCATAAAGCTCCGTCGATTTGGAAGAACGGCTCATTCGCTGCGGGTGATGCGCGTAAACCGGTTATGGGCGTGTCATGGGCCGACGCGAGCGAATATGCGCGATGGGCCGGTAAGCGTTTACCGACCGAAGAAGAATGGGAATTCGCGGCGCGCGGCACCAAAGGCTTCCTGTACCCCTGGGGGAACGACTGGAAGGACGGCGCGGCGAACGCTCACGGCGCGCAGCAAACGGTCGTCGAGGTTGGTTCGTACAAAGGCGCATCACAGTTCGGTACTAATGACATGGTGGGCAACGCCTGGGAGTGGACCGCCACCGACTTTAAAGCTTATCCGGGTCGCGGACTGCCGGGCGTCGCCCCGGCCAGCGATCTAAAGGTGATTCGCGGCGGCTGCTACATATCGACGAAGGATTACGCGACAACTACGTATCGCGCGGGTTGGCCGGCACGGAAAGCGCCGACCTACGATCAGACAGGATTTCGATTGGCGAAAGATTTGACTAGTACTAACGAGGATTAG
- a CDS encoding GatB/YqeY domain-containing protein produces MSAHLSEITGDALEFSPQTMSLKQQIISDMTAAMKAQDAARTSTLRMVKAAIMNREKEGGGELTDEDVLKLLRSQVKQRRDSVEQYEKANRPDLADKEQAEIAMIEGYLPQSASQEEIDQAVVAAIAETGASSMKDMGGVMKATMAKLAGKNADGKMVSETVKAKLATL; encoded by the coding sequence ATGAGCGCGCATCTTAGCGAAATCACCGGAGATGCGCTAGAGTTTTCGCCACAAACTATGAGCCTGAAACAGCAGATCATTTCCGACATGACCGCCGCGATGAAGGCGCAGGATGCGGCACGCACTTCGACTTTGCGCATGGTCAAAGCCGCCATCATGAACCGCGAAAAAGAGGGCGGTGGTGAACTGACCGACGAAGACGTCCTGAAGCTCTTGCGGTCGCAGGTCAAGCAACGCCGTGACTCAGTCGAGCAGTACGAGAAGGCCAACCGGCCGGATTTGGCTGACAAAGAGCAGGCTGAGATCGCCATGATCGAAGGTTATCTGCCCCAGTCTGCTTCGCAGGAAGAAATCGACCAGGCGGTCGTGGCCGCGATCGCCGAAACCGGCGCATCGTCAATGAAAGACATGGGCGGGGTGATGAAGGCTACGATGGCGAAATTAGCCGGCAAGAATGCTGACGGGAAAATGGTCAGTGAGACGGTGAAGGCGAAGCTCGCGACTCTGTAA
- a CDS encoding bifunctional oligoribonuclease/PAP phosphatase NrnA: MLSQVVELIEHKHRFAITSHVRPDGDSLGSSLGLYWLLRALDKDVEVIMRDPAPHAYQNLPGADLIRVTPAVDREYDGVFVIECSDIDRPGLIDLEKQFVVNIDHHTSTVLFGTINWIDSTASAVGEMIYNLCKATGVRPTVEIAEGVYTALLTDTGSFHYSNTTERTFKIASELVRAGVRPAKTAEAIFGNYQWPKIELLSQVLSTAQRDDTGRVAWMRHTAEMQQQTKASEEDADGFVNYPLSVGDVHAVALFKECSPGVYRTSLRSKGDVNVAKVAEFFGGGGHRNAAGCTLKGNWEEIERQVVQLLQDAVRRANGSKAPD, encoded by the coding sequence ATGTTAAGTCAGGTAGTTGAGTTAATCGAACATAAGCACCGGTTCGCAATTACGTCCCACGTTCGACCCGACGGTGACAGTCTCGGATCTTCCCTTGGACTTTATTGGCTGCTGCGCGCACTCGACAAAGACGTCGAGGTCATCATGCGCGATCCGGCGCCGCATGCTTACCAGAACCTTCCCGGCGCCGATTTGATTCGCGTCACGCCCGCCGTCGATCGCGAATACGACGGCGTGTTCGTCATTGAATGCTCAGACATCGACCGGCCCGGTCTGATCGATCTCGAAAAGCAGTTTGTCGTCAACATCGACCATCACACCAGCACGGTCCTGTTCGGCACGATCAATTGGATCGATTCAACCGCGTCGGCCGTCGGCGAGATGATTTACAACCTGTGCAAAGCTACCGGGGTGCGCCCGACGGTTGAAATCGCAGAAGGCGTCTACACGGCCCTGCTCACCGACACCGGATCGTTTCACTACTCGAACACGACTGAACGCACTTTCAAGATTGCCTCGGAACTCGTGCGCGCAGGCGTGCGACCGGCCAAAACTGCTGAGGCGATTTTCGGTAACTATCAATGGCCAAAGATCGAGCTGCTCAGCCAGGTCCTTTCCACGGCCCAGCGCGACGATACGGGTCGCGTCGCCTGGATGCGGCATACAGCGGAAATGCAGCAGCAAACGAAAGCTTCCGAAGAAGACGCTGACGGTTTCGTCAACTATCCGCTCTCCGTCGGGGACGTTCACGCCGTCGCTCTGTTCAAGGAATGCTCGCCCGGCGTCTATCGCACCAGCCTCCGCTCCAAGGGCGACGTCAACGTCGCGAAAGTGGCGGAATTCTTTGGTGGCGGCGGTCACCGCAACGCGGCCGGCTGCACTCTCAAAGGCAACTGGGAAGAGATCGAAAGACAGGTCGTGCAACTATTGCAGGATGCTGTGAGACGAGCGAACGGATCAAAAGCTCCTGACTAA
- a CDS encoding SUMF1/EgtB/PvdO family nonheme iron enzyme, which translates to MLSPNTILQNRYRIIRELGHGGMGTVYEAIDERVNCLVALKTTRAASAREAELLANLLHPALPKVTDYFSDNDGYFLVMEYIPGDDLAKLLEIRGRPFSESEVLQWADKLLDVLQYLHGKQLFHRDIKPSNLKLTEEGGLFLLDFGLAKGAVGQMPTLTSDKSVHGYTLQFASLEQILKQGTDARSDLYSLGATLYHLITGVVPIDAHTRSALIKQTDPLPPIPKINTVVSPQVASVIHRAMAIEPDKRPTSAREMREALRKAGAARPPVPPISTIPAPHPKPHYWNSRIFTDDQDGRPNPVVPTPIDPKPVDPVVIPNPPGPSIAKVLLITFGVILLLVGASMAAVVLKTGWVPWSDRNVYDDGQTESATKTTNANTAPVVVTSPSPDQPTVQTPSAVSTVRNQFGIELVWIPPGSFMMGSNNGRPDERPVHRVSIGQGFYMSKYELTWAQWLAVTGNSPGSPDNYKGNEDKPIFWLTWHEAQEVISRLNSLNDGYLYRMPTEAEWEYACRAGTTSEYYASNVDDIAWYTKNSGSSYQRVGGKQPNAFGLYDMAGNTQEWCEDWHLPNYSGAPTDGSAWMAGDEKGLRRVLRGGSYHSAPIHIRCASRSWGSQNYNLETGVRLVAVAVQAGR; encoded by the coding sequence ATGCTTTCCCCCAACACAATTCTCCAAAATCGCTACCGCATAATCCGCGAACTCGGCCACGGCGGCATGGGCACGGTTTATGAAGCCATCGACGAGCGTGTGAACTGTCTGGTGGCGCTGAAGACAACACGCGCCGCCAGCGCGCGTGAGGCTGAACTGCTCGCCAACCTGCTCCATCCGGCCTTACCGAAAGTAACCGACTACTTCAGCGACAACGATGGCTACTTTCTCGTGATGGAGTACATCCCCGGAGATGATCTTGCCAAGCTGCTTGAAATCCGTGGTAGACCATTTTCGGAATCGGAAGTCTTGCAGTGGGCGGACAAGCTGCTGGACGTGCTGCAATACCTGCACGGTAAACAGCTTTTTCATCGCGATATCAAACCTTCAAATCTGAAACTGACGGAGGAGGGGGGATTATTCCTGCTGGATTTTGGATTGGCGAAAGGCGCGGTCGGACAAATGCCGACCCTCACGTCAGACAAAAGTGTTCACGGCTATACGCTCCAATTCGCTTCGCTCGAACAGATTCTTAAGCAGGGTACTGATGCCCGCAGCGATCTCTATTCGCTGGGAGCGACCCTCTATCATCTCATCACGGGCGTTGTGCCGATCGATGCACATACTCGGTCGGCTCTGATAAAGCAAACTGACCCTCTTCCACCAATCCCAAAGATAAACACGGTGGTTTCACCTCAAGTGGCGAGCGTCATTCACCGGGCGATGGCCATTGAACCGGACAAGCGGCCCACGAGTGCGCGCGAAATGCGTGAAGCATTACGAAAAGCAGGCGCCGCGCGACCGCCGGTTCCGCCCATTTCGACGATCCCTGCGCCTCACCCCAAACCTCACTATTGGAATTCGCGGATTTTCACCGATGATCAGGACGGCCGCCCCAACCCGGTCGTTCCGACCCCAATTGACCCCAAGCCCGTAGACCCCGTGGTTATTCCCAATCCGCCCGGTCCATCAATCGCCAAGGTTCTCTTGATAACGTTCGGAGTGATCCTTCTGCTGGTAGGCGCATCGATGGCTGCGGTCGTCCTCAAAACGGGGTGGGTGCCATGGAGCGACAGGAATGTGTACGACGACGGCCAAACAGAGAGCGCGACTAAAACGACCAACGCGAACACTGCACCGGTAGTAGTAACGTCACCCTCGCCTGACCAGCCGACAGTCCAAACTCCATCTGCCGTGAGCACGGTGAGAAATCAATTCGGCATTGAACTGGTTTGGATTCCACCGGGAAGTTTCATGATGGGGTCGAACAACGGTCGCCCGGATGAGCGTCCTGTGCACCGTGTCTCTATCGGGCAGGGATTCTATATGAGCAAATATGAGCTGACCTGGGCCCAGTGGCTGGCTGTTACGGGCAACAGTCCGGGCTCGCCAGATAATTACAAAGGCAACGAAGACAAGCCGATCTTTTGGCTAACATGGCATGAGGCGCAGGAGGTCATAAGCAGGCTTAATTCTCTGAACGATGGCTACCTTTATCGGATGCCGACGGAAGCCGAGTGGGAGTACGCTTGCCGCGCCGGAACGACGAGCGAATATTACGCAAGTAATGTGGACGACATCGCGTGGTACACCAAAAACTCCGGATCCAGCTATCAACGCGTGGGCGGCAAACAGCCAAATGCTTTCGGACTCTACGATATGGCCGGCAATACTCAGGAGTGGTGCGAGGACTGGCATCTCCCCAACTATTCCGGCGCTCCCACGGATGGAAGCGCCTGGATGGCCGGTGATGAAAAAGGGCTGCGCCGGGTTTTGCGCGGCGGTTCATATCACTCTGCTCCGATACACATCCGCTGCGCCTCTCGTAGTTGGGGTTCGCAGAACTACAACCTGGAGACCGGTGTGCGCCTTGTGGCGGTGGCCGTACAGGCGGGTCGTTGA
- the nusA gene encoding transcription termination factor NusA, translated as MSTTIAQNIEALCQEQGIDRELVIEAVKEAVRAAAKKQFRAGEEIQVDWTPETGLELSASKVVVENVENPAAELSIEEARELGGDDVEVGDALLLPMPMEDLGRIAAQTAKQILFQKVRDAVRTNVYDQYIDRVGELVNGFVKRFERGNMIVDLGNLEAILPRSQQSRGEQWNQGERIRVVITNVSKESKGPQIEVSRTSPELLERLFEMEVPEIYDGTVVIKSCVREPGERAKIAVVSNERDVDPVGACVGMKGSRVQAIIRELRGEKIDIIEWSEEPSVFAANALSPAKVNQVRITDIENRQMEVIVNEDQLSLAIGKRGQNVRLATKLVGWNIDIRSEEELKKEVHEAMGAMIASGAPVPLSAIEGVTAQQADALAEHGITDIDGLANTTVDDLVEFLDVSLDEAEKMLEAARAVVALREQKLAEQGEEGGEEQHAVSAELDESAPDAEVEPNEEMIAAGYDEAVEKGVPYQAEENIRAEHSADPVALTEADPMSADELLLQEAGRDLRPDVITPSPDITSTAVADLEANIREEQAELAREEAEDAATAELQVKAETDSPLASSSDENAASESDKKQDLE; from the coding sequence ATGAGCACCACCATCGCGCAAAACATTGAAGCCCTTTGCCAGGAGCAAGGCATCGACCGCGAGTTAGTTATCGAAGCGGTGAAGGAAGCCGTGCGCGCCGCGGCCAAGAAACAATTCCGCGCCGGCGAAGAAATCCAGGTTGATTGGACGCCGGAGACGGGTCTTGAATTGTCGGCGTCGAAAGTCGTCGTCGAGAACGTCGAGAATCCAGCCGCGGAACTATCGATCGAAGAAGCGCGCGAGCTCGGTGGTGACGATGTCGAAGTCGGCGATGCTCTCTTGCTGCCGATGCCGATGGAAGACCTCGGCCGCATTGCGGCGCAAACCGCCAAACAAATCCTCTTTCAAAAGGTCCGCGACGCGGTCCGCACGAATGTTTACGACCAGTACATCGATCGCGTGGGCGAATTGGTGAACGGCTTCGTGAAGCGTTTCGAGCGCGGCAACATGATTGTCGATCTGGGAAACCTGGAAGCCATCCTGCCGCGTTCCCAGCAGTCGCGCGGCGAACAGTGGAACCAGGGCGAACGCATTCGCGTCGTCATCACCAATGTTTCGAAGGAATCCAAAGGCCCGCAGATCGAAGTTTCGCGTACTTCACCTGAACTGCTCGAGCGCCTGTTTGAAATGGAAGTGCCGGAGATTTACGACGGCACCGTCGTGATCAAGTCCTGCGTCCGCGAACCCGGCGAACGCGCCAAGATTGCCGTAGTTTCTAACGAACGTGACGTCGATCCGGTCGGCGCCTGCGTGGGCATGAAAGGCTCGCGCGTGCAGGCCATCATTCGCGAACTGCGCGGCGAGAAAATCGACATCATCGAATGGTCGGAAGAACCTTCCGTCTTCGCCGCCAACGCTCTGTCACCTGCCAAAGTTAATCAGGTCCGCATCACCGATATCGAAAATCGACAGATGGAAGTGATCGTGAACGAGGATCAGCTCAGCCTGGCCATCGGCAAGCGCGGTCAGAACGTGCGCCTGGCGACGAAACTGGTCGGCTGGAATATCGACATCCGCAGCGAGGAAGAGCTGAAGAAAGAAGTGCACGAAGCGATGGGGGCCATGATTGCCTCCGGCGCCCCAGTCCCGCTTTCGGCGATTGAAGGCGTGACGGCGCAGCAGGCCGACGCTCTGGCCGAACACGGCATTACGGATATTGACGGACTGGCGAATACTACGGTTGACGACCTGGTGGAATTTCTCGACGTCAGTCTCGACGAAGCTGAGAAGATGCTCGAAGCTGCGCGCGCTGTAGTTGCGCTACGCGAGCAGAAATTGGCTGAACAGGGCGAAGAAGGCGGCGAAGAGCAACATGCCGTTTCTGCGGAACTTGATGAAAGTGCGCCGGACGCGGAAGTCGAACCCAACGAAGAAATGATCGCTGCGGGTTACGACGAAGCAGTCGAAAAAGGCGTTCCCTATCAGGCCGAAGAAAACATTCGCGCCGAGCATTCTGCCGATCCGGTGGCGCTGACGGAAGCGGATCCGATGTCAGCAGATGAGTTGCTCTTGCAGGAAGCCGGACGCGATCTCAGGCCTGACGTCATTACCCCGTCTCCCGATATCACTTCGACGGCAGTCGCGGATTTGGAAGCGAACATCCGCGAAGAGCAGGCTGAACTGGCCCGAGAAGAAGCCGAAGACGCCGCAACCGCCGAGTTGCAGGTCAAAGCGGAAACTGATTCCCCTCTCGCGTCGTCATCAGACGAAAATGCCGCGAGCGAGAGTGACAAAAAGCAAGATCTCGAATGA
- the infB gene encoding translation initiation factor IF-2, whose product MSVSTSKTRLYDLAKELKIDTKRLIEEVRREGVDVSVPSNSISKELAEKIREKYFPKQAATAKRAIKIVKKAARTVEETPPVEEPPAEAPVEIEEPPPAEAPPEEIEEPVKPQVARVLRKLAPAVRAEKPEAIAPPPEAAPEVQPEATAQAAEVAPPEPQPAPPAGRQVRVLRPTAAALSQGIRHGERAPAPAPTAAPTPRERVVRRVEYTGTPGETATPQTTYIPPPDAGRRRSRRGSVRGGKRMDGKGRTDRDFIAPEVRTLEERIAGRLQMPSGPGELKPVRLVEGSTVKEFAEKLGIKPKEVVGLLLQRGVFATINQALNDNVAEELGKRFGYEVSFVPFEEMVAEEEFEELIATDADDVEVPRAPVVTVMGHVDHGKTSLLDAIRAANVVAGEAGGITQHIGAYSVEVQSPDNADETRRVVFLDTPGHEAFTLMRARGAKATDVVVLVVAADDGVMPQTIEAIEHSRAAGVPIVVAINKVDRPDANPDRVRQELSQQSLNAVSWGGETEMVEVSAKKRENLETLLETILLTADILNLRASTTRLASGVVLEAKLDRGRGSVATVLVQQGTLKLGDPFIIGQIFGKVRAMFNDRGEAIAEAGPATPVEVLGLQGVPEAGESFQVVADVSRAQQISHHRQYAERQRTLIKSTKRGIEALGETEVKELLVIIKADVQGSVEVLKSTLEKMSTESVKVKVIRSGVGAITESDVLLASATQAGSSSSAVVIIGFNVRPESRANDLAKQESVDIRLHSIIYKVEEEIKAAMIGMLDKIETEKILGKAAVREVFRVPKIGAVAGCMVIDGIISRKARARLIRDSVVAWEGNIGSLRRFKEDVSEVREGFECGIGLENFNDIKVSDQIEAYVIEKVAATEL is encoded by the coding sequence ATGTCAGTAAGCACTTCAAAAACTCGACTTTACGATCTCGCCAAAGAGCTGAAGATCGATACCAAACGCCTGATCGAAGAGGTGCGGCGCGAAGGTGTCGATGTCAGTGTTCCCTCAAACTCTATTTCGAAAGAACTCGCCGAGAAGATCCGCGAGAAATACTTTCCGAAACAAGCGGCCACCGCCAAGCGCGCGATCAAAATTGTAAAGAAGGCCGCGCGTACCGTTGAGGAGACACCGCCGGTTGAAGAACCGCCGGCCGAGGCCCCGGTCGAGATCGAAGAGCCACCACCCGCAGAGGCTCCGCCCGAAGAGATCGAGGAACCGGTAAAGCCGCAAGTCGCGCGCGTGTTGCGCAAACTGGCTCCCGCCGTGCGCGCGGAAAAACCTGAAGCGATCGCGCCGCCGCCTGAGGCCGCGCCCGAAGTTCAACCGGAAGCCACCGCCCAAGCGGCCGAAGTTGCGCCACCTGAACCGCAACCGGCGCCGCCTGCGGGACGACAAGTACGCGTCCTGCGACCGACTGCGGCCGCGCTAAGCCAGGGCATTCGACATGGTGAACGAGCTCCCGCGCCGGCCCCGACCGCCGCACCGACTCCCCGCGAGCGGGTAGTTCGTCGCGTCGAGTACACCGGCACGCCGGGTGAGACAGCGACGCCACAGACTACTTACATTCCTCCACCGGATGCCGGTCGACGCCGTTCGCGCCGCGGTTCAGTGCGCGGTGGCAAGCGCATGGACGGCAAAGGAAGAACGGACCGCGATTTTATTGCGCCGGAAGTGCGCACGCTTGAAGAGCGAATCGCCGGCCGTCTGCAAATGCCTTCGGGGCCGGGCGAGCTAAAGCCCGTGCGTCTGGTCGAAGGATCGACCGTGAAAGAGTTCGCCGAAAAACTCGGCATTAAGCCGAAAGAAGTCGTGGGTTTGTTACTGCAGCGCGGTGTGTTCGCCACGATCAATCAGGCTTTAAATGACAACGTGGCGGAGGAGTTAGGCAAGCGCTTTGGTTACGAAGTCTCGTTTGTGCCGTTTGAAGAAATGGTCGCGGAGGAAGAGTTCGAAGAACTGATCGCGACCGACGCCGACGACGTGGAAGTTCCGCGCGCGCCGGTGGTCACGGTCATGGGCCACGTCGATCACGGAAAGACTTCCCTGCTCGACGCGATTCGCGCCGCGAACGTTGTCGCCGGTGAGGCGGGCGGTATTACCCAGCACATCGGCGCGTACAGCGTCGAAGTCCAGAGTCCTGACAACGCGGATGAGACGCGCCGCGTCGTGTTCCTCGATACGCCGGGCCACGAAGCATTCACCTTGATGCGCGCTCGCGGAGCGAAAGCGACCGACGTTGTGGTCCTCGTCGTCGCGGCTGACGACGGCGTGATGCCGCAGACGATCGAAGCAATCGAGCACTCGCGCGCCGCGGGCGTGCCGATCGTGGTCGCTATCAACAAGGTCGATAGGCCTGACGCCAATCCGGATCGCGTTCGCCAGGAATTGTCTCAACAAAGCCTGAACGCTGTTTCATGGGGCGGCGAGACCGAAATGGTCGAAGTTTCGGCGAAGAAACGCGAAAACCTGGAGACGCTGCTCGAAACGATTCTCTTGACCGCGGACATTCTGAACCTGCGTGCCAGCACGACGCGTTTGGCCTCCGGTGTGGTGCTTGAAGCTAAGCTCGATCGCGGACGTGGTTCGGTCGCCACCGTGCTAGTCCAGCAAGGCACACTGAAGTTGGGCGATCCCTTCATCATCGGACAAATCTTCGGCAAGGTGCGCGCGATGTTCAATGATCGTGGCGAAGCCATTGCGGAAGCAGGCCCGGCGACGCCGGTCGAAGTGCTCGGTCTGCAAGGCGTGCCCGAAGCCGGCGAGAGTTTCCAGGTTGTCGCGGATGTTTCGCGCGCGCAGCAAATTTCGCATCACCGCCAGTACGCCGAACGTCAGCGCACACTGATCAAATCGACGAAGCGCGGTATCGAAGCGCTGGGCGAAACTGAAGTTAAGGAACTGCTCGTCATCATCAAGGCTGACGTGCAGGGCTCGGTCGAAGTTTTGAAATCAACCCTCGAAAAGATGTCCACGGAGAGCGTGAAGGTAAAGGTGATTCGCTCGGGCGTGGGCGCGATTACCGAGTCCGACGTACTGCTGGCTTCAGCCACGCAGGCGGGCTCGTCTTCAAGCGCGGTTGTGATCATCGGCTTTAACGTGCGGCCGGAATCGCGCGCGAACGATCTGGCGAAACAGGAGAGCGTCGATATTCGCCTGCACTCGATCATCTACAAGGTTGAGGAAGAAATTAAGGCCGCGATGATCGGCATGCTCGATAAGATCGAAACTGAAAAGATTCTCGGCAAGGCCGCCGTGCGCGAAGTCTTCCGCGTGCCGAAAATCGGCGCGGTCGCCGGCTGCATGGTCATCGACGGCATCATCAGCCGCAAGGCTCGTGCGCGTTTGATTCGCGACAGCGTGGTGGCGTGGGAAGGCAACATCGGTTCACTGCGCCGCTTCAAGGAAGACGTGTCCGAAGTCCGCGAAGGCTTCGAATGCGGTATCGGTCTGGAGAACTTCAACGACATTAAAGTCAGCGACCAGATCGAAGCGTACGTGATCGAGAAGGTGGCAGCCACGGAATTGTAG